A part of Caretta caretta isolate rCarCar2 chromosome 1, rCarCar1.hap1, whole genome shotgun sequence genomic DNA contains:
- the FOXM1 gene encoding forkhead box protein M1 isoform X2 gives MMRTSPRRPLILKRRKLSLPDGNASNSPARDEPDGESKGAPKQEHSRGDKPRDRVECVTQKFPAGIKIINHPTMPNTQVVIIPPDADIQSIIEALTAKGKECGSNGPNKFILISSGGSSRPTGSAATQQKLQSKDEMSTATKGTRPADCQGAEKNIEQNPDKTVERAVLWPPQANSMGGQEQEGNSSGEATSSGLDNSLTNIQWLGKMSSDGLGPCTVKQEMEKENQTPVQERIKTEEDSIAATATSSSLWQDPVSERPPYSYMAMIQFAINSTEKKRMTLKDIYTWIEDHFPYFKYVAKPGWKNSIRHNLSLHDMFVRETSANGKISFWTIHPDANRYLTLDQVFKPLDAGSPTSPEYSESQKRHIPELQKNTGGNSSNKTEPQNARRKMKPLLPRVSSYLVPIQFPVSQPLILQSSLKVPQPVAQGASLSGSESIRSSKRVRIAPKVLPSTEEPSSFLPTGPVKEKSHCDERPSPFAPTQSVKENNSQPGEAPASFPAALCIKEEKEDCCPDKWLPSFPPVLSIKEEPMQSDEEPGLLLPVPCVKREKHFPVLKSPPRGVSDTVIIKRRKMGRSRRKQHLVLPCSEEPVLVLPESSGSDSFRLTLDFPFLQETQSLELSCSQEEGGPFKTPVKEMFCKLPVSSTPSKVPTATPPTGGPDSWRLAPIAKESSELDFSPVRTLQVPFTSLQENLDLLGFNSTPLKNSLFDSPQQLLQTESNDMVSGPLTSSPASNPESTKQSSPELPASGLPENQSLMEGLVLDTMNNSLSKILLDISFSGLEDDILGQEMSWSQFIPELR, from the exons ATGATGAGGACCAGCCCTCGCAGGCCCCTGATTCTCAAGAGACGAAAACTGTCCCTCCCGGATGGCAATGCATCCAACTCTCCAGCAAGAGATGAACCGGATGGGGAGAGTAAAGGAGCCCCCAAGCAGGAGCATAGCAGAGGGGACAAACCCAGGGACAGAGTGGAGTGTGTCACCCAGAAATTCCCAGCAGGAATAAAGATCATTAATCACCCAACCATGCCCAACACCCAGGTGGTGATCATCCCTCCCGATGCTGACATCCAGAGTATCATTGAGGCTCTGACAGCCAAGGGGAAAGAATGTGGCAGCAATGGGCCCAACAAGTTCATTCTTATCAGCAGTGGGGGCAGCTCTCGCCCCACAGGCTCAGCAGCAACTCAGCAGAAGCTCCAATCAAAGGATGAGATGAGCACAGCAACAAAGGGGACCAGACCAGCAGATTGtcagggtgcagagaagaacATCGAACAAAACCCTGACAAAACTGTGGAAAGGGCAGTACTGTGGCCTCCACAAGCCAATTCCATGGGAGGACAAGAACAGGAAGGAAACA GTAGTGGAGAGGCAACGAGCAGCGGGTTGGATAACAGTCTGACTAACATCCAATGGCTAGGGAAGATGAGCTCTGATGGGCTGGGCCCCTGTACTGTGAAACAAGAGATGGAGAAGGAGAACCAGACACCTGTGCAGGAGAGGATCAAG ACTGAAGAAGACTCCATTGCTGCTACTGctacctcctcctccttgtgGCAGGACCCGGTATCAGAACGGCCCCCCTACTCCTACATGGCCATGATCCAGTTTGCCATCAACAGCACTGAGAAGAAGCGCATGACCCTGAAGGATATCTATACCTGGATTGAGGACCATTTCCCTTATTTCAAATATGTGGCCAAGCCGGGCTGGAAG AACTCCATTCGACACAATCTATCACTTCACGATATGTTTGTCCGGGAGACGTCTGCCAATGGTAAAATCTCCTTCTGGACGATCCACCCTGATGCCAATCGCTATCTGACGCTGGACCAAGTGTTCAAG CCGCTGGATGCGGGGTCACCAACATCGCCTGAGTACTCTGAATCA CAAAAACGACACATTCCAGAACTCCAGAAGAACACAGGGggcaacagcagcaacaaaactGAGCCGCAGAATGCAC GCCGAAAGATGAAGCCTTTGCTTCCTCGCGTCAGCTCCTACCTGGTTCCAATCCAGTTTCCTGTGAGCCAACCTCTCATCCTGCAGTCCTCCCTGAAGGTGCCTCAGCCCGTGGCCCAGGGagcctccctcagtggctcagaGTCTATCCGGAGCAGCAAGCGTGTACGCATTGCTCCAAAG GTGTTGCCATCGACTGAAGAGCCATCCTCATTCTTGCCCACGGGGCCTGTGAAGGAGAAGAGTCACTGTGATGAAAGGCCGTCCCCATTTGCCCCAACCCAATCTGTAAAGGAGAACAACTCCCAGCCTGGTGAAGCACCAGCctctttccctgcagccctgtgtataaaggaggagaaggaggactgCTGTCCTGACAAATGGCTGCCCTCATTCCCCCCAGTCTTGTCTATAAAGGAGGAACCAATGCAGTCTGATGAAGAGCCAGGCCTGTTGCTCCCAGTACCATGTGTGAAGAGGGAGAAACACTTCCCTGTGCTGAAGTCCCCGCCCCGCGGCGTATCTGACACAGTGATTATAAAGAGGCGGAAGATGGGCAGGTCCAGAAGGAAACAGCACCTAGTGCTACCTTGCTCAGAAGAGCCAGTCCTGGTTctgccagagagcagtggctctGACTCCTTCAGGTTGACATTGGACTTTCCTTTCCTGCAGGAAACCCAGTCTCTGGAgctcagctgctcccaggaggagGGTGGCCCCTTTAAAACACCAGTCAAGGAGATGTTCTGCAAACTGCCAGTTTCCTCCACCCCAAGCAAAGTCCCAACTGCTACGCCACCAACGGGGGGCCCTGACTCCTGGAGACTTGCACCCATTGCTAAGGAAAGCAGTGAGCTGGATTTCAGCCCCGTGAGAACCCTTCAGGTGCCATTCACATCCCTCCAAGAGAACTTGGACTTGCTGGGCTTCAACAGCACTCCCCTTAAAAACTCCTTGTTTGACTCCCCTCAACAGCTTCTCCAAACAGAGTCCAATGACATGGTTTCCGGGCCCCTCACAAGCTCTCCTGCTTCCAATCCTGAATCCACCAAGCAATCATCCCCGGAATTGCCAGCCTCTGGACTTCCTGAGAACCAGTCTCTCATGGAGGGCCTGGTTCTGGACACCATGAACAACAGCCTGAGCAAAATCCTGCTGGATATCAGCTTTTCTGGCCTAGAGGATGACATCCTGGGGCAAGAGATGAGCTGGTCTCAGTTTATTCCTGAACTGAGATAG
- the FOXM1 gene encoding forkhead box protein M1 isoform X1, protein MMRTSPRRPLILKRRKLSLPDGNASNSPARDEPDGESKGAPKQEHSRGDKPRDRVECVTQKFPAGIKIINHPTMPNTQVVIIPPDADIQSIIEALTAKGKECGSNGPNKFILISSGGSSRPTGSAATQQKLQSKDEMSTATKGTRPADCQGAEKNIEQNPDKTVERAVLWPPQANSMGGQEQEGNSSGEATSSGLDNSLTNIQWLGKMSSDGLGPCTVKQEMEKENQTPVQERIKTEEDSIAATATSSSLWQDPVSERPPYSYMAMIQFAINSTEKKRMTLKDIYTWIEDHFPYFKYVAKPGWKNSIRHNLSLHDMFVRETSANGKISFWTIHPDANRYLTLDQVFKPLDAGSPTSPEYSESQQKRHIPELQKNTGGNSSNKTEPQNARRKMKPLLPRVSSYLVPIQFPVSQPLILQSSLKVPQPVAQGASLSGSESIRSSKRVRIAPKVLPSTEEPSSFLPTGPVKEKSHCDERPSPFAPTQSVKENNSQPGEAPASFPAALCIKEEKEDCCPDKWLPSFPPVLSIKEEPMQSDEEPGLLLPVPCVKREKHFPVLKSPPRGVSDTVIIKRRKMGRSRRKQHLVLPCSEEPVLVLPESSGSDSFRLTLDFPFLQETQSLELSCSQEEGGPFKTPVKEMFCKLPVSSTPSKVPTATPPTGGPDSWRLAPIAKESSELDFSPVRTLQVPFTSLQENLDLLGFNSTPLKNSLFDSPQQLLQTESNDMVSGPLTSSPASNPESTKQSSPELPASGLPENQSLMEGLVLDTMNNSLSKILLDISFSGLEDDILGQEMSWSQFIPELR, encoded by the exons ATGATGAGGACCAGCCCTCGCAGGCCCCTGATTCTCAAGAGACGAAAACTGTCCCTCCCGGATGGCAATGCATCCAACTCTCCAGCAAGAGATGAACCGGATGGGGAGAGTAAAGGAGCCCCCAAGCAGGAGCATAGCAGAGGGGACAAACCCAGGGACAGAGTGGAGTGTGTCACCCAGAAATTCCCAGCAGGAATAAAGATCATTAATCACCCAACCATGCCCAACACCCAGGTGGTGATCATCCCTCCCGATGCTGACATCCAGAGTATCATTGAGGCTCTGACAGCCAAGGGGAAAGAATGTGGCAGCAATGGGCCCAACAAGTTCATTCTTATCAGCAGTGGGGGCAGCTCTCGCCCCACAGGCTCAGCAGCAACTCAGCAGAAGCTCCAATCAAAGGATGAGATGAGCACAGCAACAAAGGGGACCAGACCAGCAGATTGtcagggtgcagagaagaacATCGAACAAAACCCTGACAAAACTGTGGAAAGGGCAGTACTGTGGCCTCCACAAGCCAATTCCATGGGAGGACAAGAACAGGAAGGAAACA GTAGTGGAGAGGCAACGAGCAGCGGGTTGGATAACAGTCTGACTAACATCCAATGGCTAGGGAAGATGAGCTCTGATGGGCTGGGCCCCTGTACTGTGAAACAAGAGATGGAGAAGGAGAACCAGACACCTGTGCAGGAGAGGATCAAG ACTGAAGAAGACTCCATTGCTGCTACTGctacctcctcctccttgtgGCAGGACCCGGTATCAGAACGGCCCCCCTACTCCTACATGGCCATGATCCAGTTTGCCATCAACAGCACTGAGAAGAAGCGCATGACCCTGAAGGATATCTATACCTGGATTGAGGACCATTTCCCTTATTTCAAATATGTGGCCAAGCCGGGCTGGAAG AACTCCATTCGACACAATCTATCACTTCACGATATGTTTGTCCGGGAGACGTCTGCCAATGGTAAAATCTCCTTCTGGACGATCCACCCTGATGCCAATCGCTATCTGACGCTGGACCAAGTGTTCAAG CCGCTGGATGCGGGGTCACCAACATCGCCTGAGTACTCTGAATCA CAGCAAAAACGACACATTCCAGAACTCCAGAAGAACACAGGGggcaacagcagcaacaaaactGAGCCGCAGAATGCAC GCCGAAAGATGAAGCCTTTGCTTCCTCGCGTCAGCTCCTACCTGGTTCCAATCCAGTTTCCTGTGAGCCAACCTCTCATCCTGCAGTCCTCCCTGAAGGTGCCTCAGCCCGTGGCCCAGGGagcctccctcagtggctcagaGTCTATCCGGAGCAGCAAGCGTGTACGCATTGCTCCAAAG GTGTTGCCATCGACTGAAGAGCCATCCTCATTCTTGCCCACGGGGCCTGTGAAGGAGAAGAGTCACTGTGATGAAAGGCCGTCCCCATTTGCCCCAACCCAATCTGTAAAGGAGAACAACTCCCAGCCTGGTGAAGCACCAGCctctttccctgcagccctgtgtataaaggaggagaaggaggactgCTGTCCTGACAAATGGCTGCCCTCATTCCCCCCAGTCTTGTCTATAAAGGAGGAACCAATGCAGTCTGATGAAGAGCCAGGCCTGTTGCTCCCAGTACCATGTGTGAAGAGGGAGAAACACTTCCCTGTGCTGAAGTCCCCGCCCCGCGGCGTATCTGACACAGTGATTATAAAGAGGCGGAAGATGGGCAGGTCCAGAAGGAAACAGCACCTAGTGCTACCTTGCTCAGAAGAGCCAGTCCTGGTTctgccagagagcagtggctctGACTCCTTCAGGTTGACATTGGACTTTCCTTTCCTGCAGGAAACCCAGTCTCTGGAgctcagctgctcccaggaggagGGTGGCCCCTTTAAAACACCAGTCAAGGAGATGTTCTGCAAACTGCCAGTTTCCTCCACCCCAAGCAAAGTCCCAACTGCTACGCCACCAACGGGGGGCCCTGACTCCTGGAGACTTGCACCCATTGCTAAGGAAAGCAGTGAGCTGGATTTCAGCCCCGTGAGAACCCTTCAGGTGCCATTCACATCCCTCCAAGAGAACTTGGACTTGCTGGGCTTCAACAGCACTCCCCTTAAAAACTCCTTGTTTGACTCCCCTCAACAGCTTCTCCAAACAGAGTCCAATGACATGGTTTCCGGGCCCCTCACAAGCTCTCCTGCTTCCAATCCTGAATCCACCAAGCAATCATCCCCGGAATTGCCAGCCTCTGGACTTCCTGAGAACCAGTCTCTCATGGAGGGCCTGGTTCTGGACACCATGAACAACAGCCTGAGCAAAATCCTGCTGGATATCAGCTTTTCTGGCCTAGAGGATGACATCCTGGGGCAAGAGATGAGCTGGTCTCAGTTTATTCCTGAACTGAGATAG